A window from Agrobacterium tumefaciens encodes these proteins:
- a CDS encoding GntR family transcriptional regulator produces the protein MKHTGGSLPMYMQIAEMLVREVAAGRLIDGEKLAPERDMAADLGIAVGTLRKALAELQERGLLERVQGSGNYIRAVSDPQSVYAFFRLELIEGGGLPTAEVLDVARLAKPADLPAFGTSAEGHRIRRLRRIAGKPAAIEEIWLDGSYVDTIAIENMSESLYLYYRTRLNLWISKAEDRIDLGDVPEWTPEVFGQKAGTSVPRVLRLSQAQDGAVAEVSWTWFDHTVARYVSRIR, from the coding sequence ATGAAACACACTGGCGGCAGCCTGCCCATGTATATGCAGATCGCCGAAATGCTGGTGCGCGAGGTGGCTGCCGGCCGGCTGATCGACGGCGAAAAGCTGGCGCCGGAGCGCGATATGGCGGCCGATCTCGGCATTGCCGTCGGCACGCTACGCAAGGCGCTCGCCGAATTGCAGGAGCGCGGCCTTCTCGAGCGCGTGCAAGGGTCAGGCAATTACATCCGTGCCGTCAGTGACCCGCAAAGCGTCTACGCCTTCTTCCGGCTTGAACTGATCGAGGGCGGCGGCCTGCCGACTGCGGAGGTTCTGGATGTGGCCCGCCTTGCCAAGCCCGCCGACCTGCCCGCCTTCGGCACCTCGGCGGAAGGGCACAGGATACGCCGTCTGCGACGCATCGCCGGCAAACCTGCAGCCATCGAGGAGATCTGGCTTGATGGCTCCTATGTCGACACAATCGCCATCGAGAACATGTCGGAATCCCTCTACCTCTATTACCGCACCCGCCTCAATCTCTGGATATCGAAGGCGGAGGATCGCATCGATCTCGGTGACGTGCCCGAATGGACGCCCGAGGTCTTTGGCCAGAAAGCTGGCACCTCTGTGCCGCGGGTGCTGCGCCTCAGCCAGGCGCAGGATGGCGCGGTGGCCGAGGTTTCCTGGACCTGGTTTGACCATACCGTCGCCCGCTACGTTTCTCGCATACGTTGA
- a CDS encoding ABC transporter ATP-binding protein, with protein MASVSLRKLDKSYGALRIVKGIDLEINDGEFVVFVGPSGCGKSTTLRMVAGLESISGGEVMIGDRVVNRLPPRERDIAMVFQDYALYPHKTVRENMGFSLKVRGVSASQANASIDEAAKMLGIEHLLDRRPGQLSGGQRQRVAMGRAIVRRPQVFLFDEPLSNLDAKLRGQVRTEIKRLHQQLGTTIIYVTHDQVEAMTLADRIVILRGGDIEQVGTPDEVYNRPESVFVGGFVGAPAMNFARAKVNGDRLTFFDGNSLPMAAIRPSRETGLEGREVIVGIRPEHFGPAEGFDSQLAVRVQVVEPLGSDTLVHFSLGDAALTARMPPQLRPTPNEELRIGVDPSKVHLFDAATERSIH; from the coding sequence ATGGCTTCGGTCAGCCTGCGCAAGCTGGACAAGAGTTACGGTGCGCTTCGCATCGTCAAGGGCATAGACCTTGAAATCAACGATGGCGAATTCGTCGTGTTCGTCGGCCCTTCCGGCTGCGGCAAATCCACGACGCTGCGCATGGTCGCGGGGCTGGAAAGCATCAGCGGCGGCGAGGTCATGATCGGCGACCGTGTCGTCAACCGGCTGCCGCCGCGCGAGCGTGACATCGCCATGGTGTTTCAGGACTATGCGCTTTATCCGCACAAGACGGTGCGCGAAAACATGGGTTTCAGCCTGAAGGTGCGCGGTGTCAGCGCGTCGCAGGCCAATGCCAGCATCGACGAGGCGGCAAAGATGCTGGGCATCGAGCATCTCCTCGACCGCCGGCCCGGTCAGCTTTCAGGAGGGCAGCGCCAGCGTGTGGCCATGGGACGCGCCATCGTGCGCCGCCCGCAGGTCTTCCTGTTCGATGAGCCGCTTTCCAACCTCGACGCCAAGCTGCGCGGACAGGTGCGTACCGAAATCAAGCGCCTGCATCAGCAGCTCGGCACGACGATCATCTACGTCACCCACGACCAGGTGGAAGCCATGACGCTCGCCGACCGCATCGTCATCCTGCGCGGCGGCGATATCGAACAGGTTGGCACGCCCGACGAGGTCTATAACCGGCCGGAAAGCGTCTTCGTCGGTGGTTTTGTCGGTGCACCCGCCATGAATTTCGCCCGCGCCAAGGTAAATGGCGACCGGCTGACATTTTTCGACGGCAATTCCCTGCCGATGGCGGCCATCCGACCATCGCGTGAAACGGGACTCGAAGGCCGCGAAGTCATCGTTGGCATTCGCCCGGAACATTTCGGCCCCGCCGAGGGCTTCGACAGCCAGCTTGCCGTCAGGGTGCAGGTGGTGGAGCCGCTAGGCTCGGACACGCTCGTCCATTTCAGCCTTGGCGATGCGGCGCTGACCGCGCGCATGCCGCCGCAGCTTCGGCCAACGCCGAACGAGGAACTGCGGATCGGTGTCGATCCGTCCAAGGTCCATCTTTTCGACGCGGCGACGGAACGCTCGATTCACTGA
- a CDS encoding ABC transporter substrate-binding protein, with amino-acid sequence MTLKTIRGKALVGAALCATMLAFSGQAFADAELKIFVSSQHQPDVWRKALDQYEAKTPGVKVAIETGGNTSEMQAQYLNTVMSAKDSSLDVLMLDVIRPAQFATAGWTSDFSGKDMSAYLPTYAEANTVDGKIVALPAFADSMFLYYRKDLLDKYGIQPPTTWDELKEASKKVMEGEKNPDLQGLSFQGKAIEGAVCTFLLPYWSEGKSLVENGKLNFDNKAAVDSLKLWKSFVDDGISKKNISEVATDDTRKEFQAGKVLFAVNWSYAWTHFQGKESQVNDKVGVARLPAVKGGEQTTCLGGWEFGVSAYSKQQDEAKKLVEYLSGQDVSKFMAINAALLPTYAALYKDADVTKAIPWFADALPVVETAKARPVTPRYNEVSETIRTTVNGVLAGVMTPEDGAKQMESRLRRVLR; translated from the coding sequence ATGACACTCAAAACCATCAGGGGCAAAGCCCTCGTTGGCGCAGCGCTTTGCGCAACCATGCTTGCTTTTTCGGGACAGGCGTTTGCCGATGCCGAACTGAAAATTTTCGTGTCCAGCCAGCATCAGCCAGATGTCTGGCGCAAGGCACTCGACCAATATGAGGCGAAGACGCCAGGCGTGAAGGTGGCGATCGAGACCGGCGGCAATACCTCGGAAATGCAGGCGCAATATCTCAACACCGTGATGTCCGCCAAGGATTCGAGCCTCGACGTGCTGATGCTCGACGTCATCCGTCCCGCGCAATTCGCCACCGCCGGCTGGACCAGCGATTTTTCCGGCAAGGACATGTCGGCCTATCTGCCGACCTATGCCGAAGCAAACACGGTGGACGGCAAGATCGTGGCGCTGCCTGCCTTCGCCGACTCCATGTTCCTCTATTACCGCAAGGACCTGCTGGACAAATACGGTATCCAGCCGCCGACCACCTGGGATGAGCTGAAGGAAGCCTCCAAGAAGGTCATGGAAGGCGAAAAGAACCCCGATCTTCAGGGCCTGTCCTTCCAGGGCAAGGCGATCGAAGGCGCGGTCTGCACCTTCCTCCTGCCCTATTGGAGCGAGGGCAAGTCTCTGGTCGAAAACGGCAAGCTGAATTTCGACAACAAGGCTGCGGTGGATTCGCTGAAGCTCTGGAAGAGCTTTGTTGACGACGGCATTTCCAAGAAGAACATTTCCGAAGTCGCGACCGACGACACTCGCAAGGAATTCCAGGCCGGCAAGGTTCTCTTCGCCGTCAACTGGTCCTACGCTTGGACGCATTTTCAGGGCAAGGAATCGCAGGTGAACGATAAGGTCGGCGTCGCCCGCCTGCCGGCCGTCAAGGGTGGCGAGCAGACGACCTGCCTCGGCGGCTGGGAATTCGGCGTTTCCGCCTATTCCAAGCAGCAGGATGAAGCCAAGAAACTTGTCGAATATCTCTCCGGTCAGGATGTGTCGAAGTTCATGGCGATCAACGCTGCCCTTCTGCCCACCTATGCCGCACTCTACAAGGATGCCGATGTGACCAAGGCAATCCCGTGGTTCGCGGATGCCCTGCCAGTCGTGGAAACGGCAAAGGCCCGCCCCGTGACGCCGCGTTACAACGAGGTCAGCGAGACGATCCGCACCACCGTCAACGGCGTACTTGCCGGCGTCATGACGCCAGAGGACGGCGCAAAGCAGATGGAAAGCCGTCTGCGGCGCGTTCTGCGCTAA
- a CDS encoding carbohydrate ABC transporter permease — MVRVDEKQLPRWTRWLDLGDRSLAVLLLAPAAILLSLIIIYPVARLVYTSFFSLSLTSGVPAEFIGFENYTAMFDDPIFWETTWNTVLITLITVPGALFMGLGLALLANLPFSMQWPMRLSLLIPWALPLSFAGLIFAWFFHYEYGVVNDVLNRLGIEGIIWFNSPNWAFAAICLTIIWKTSSFMALMILAGLQTIPRSLYEAADVDGAGKIRQFFEITLPLLKPSIVVALIFRTITALQTFDIPYMMTGGGPGTSTTTLAMYIHQNTVSFLDLGYGSALAVMMFALSMCVTAVYLRIIRTKD; from the coding sequence ATGGTCCGGGTGGACGAAAAGCAGCTGCCGCGCTGGACGCGGTGGCTCGATCTCGGCGACCGGTCGCTTGCCGTGCTTCTGCTGGCGCCTGCTGCCATTCTCCTGTCGCTGATCATCATCTATCCGGTGGCGCGGCTCGTTTATACCTCGTTTTTCAGCCTGTCGCTGACCTCAGGCGTGCCGGCCGAATTCATCGGCTTTGAAAACTACACCGCCATGTTCGACGATCCGATCTTCTGGGAAACGACCTGGAATACGGTTCTCATCACGCTGATCACGGTGCCCGGCGCGCTCTTCATGGGCCTTGGCCTCGCGCTACTCGCCAACCTGCCTTTCTCGATGCAATGGCCGATGCGGCTTTCGCTTCTCATTCCCTGGGCGCTGCCACTCTCCTTTGCCGGCCTTATCTTCGCGTGGTTCTTCCATTACGAATATGGCGTGGTCAATGATGTGCTGAACCGACTAGGCATTGAAGGCATCATCTGGTTCAACTCGCCAAACTGGGCCTTTGCGGCCATCTGCCTGACGATCATCTGGAAGACCTCCTCCTTCATGGCGCTAATGATCCTCGCCGGGCTGCAGACCATTCCGCGCTCGCTTTACGAGGCAGCGGATGTGGATGGCGCCGGCAAGATCCGGCAGTTCTTCGAAATTACTCTGCCGCTGCTAAAACCCTCTATCGTCGTCGCGCTCATCTTCCGCACGATCACGGCGCTTCAGACCTTCGATATTCCTTACATGATGACCGGAGGCGGCCCGGGCACATCCACCACGACCCTTGCCATGTATATTCACCAGAACACCGTCTCCTTCCTCGATCTCGGTTACGGCTCGGCGCTGGCGGTCATGATGTTTGCGCTCTCCATGTGCGTCACCGCCGTTTACCTCCGCATTATCAGGACGAAGGACTAA
- a CDS encoding carbohydrate ABC transporter permease, whose translation MSTAAASSGLSSFFSGKPLRFIAASILLVNGLFPAIWILFTSLKTEAELTVKPITWFPHAPTLANYMQAFSDQPLHLFLFNSFMVALLSTALTILISVLAAYALARLNLKYRALILSLIIAVSTFPLVTLLVPLFEIMRALNLLNSWTALILPYTVLSLPVCTLMLVSFFESIPRDLENAAMIDGCTRIGALFKVVVPLCAPGVFTAGILAFVNAWDEFLLALSFNSNPALRTLPVGIQLYQGEFAFPWPVISAALVVGIVPVAILIVIFQERVVSGLTAGGLKG comes from the coding sequence ATGAGCACCGCTGCCGCCTCCTCCGGTCTGTCCTCCTTCTTCTCGGGCAAGCCGCTGCGCTTCATCGCCGCCTCCATTCTTCTGGTGAATGGCCTCTTCCCTGCGATCTGGATTCTCTTCACCTCGCTGAAGACCGAAGCGGAACTGACCGTGAAACCCATCACCTGGTTTCCGCACGCGCCGACGCTTGCCAATTATATGCAGGCCTTTTCCGATCAGCCGCTGCATCTCTTCCTGTTCAACAGCTTCATGGTGGCGCTGCTCTCCACCGCACTCACCATCCTGATTTCGGTGCTGGCGGCCTATGCACTTGCGCGACTGAACCTCAAATACCGGGCGCTGATCCTCTCGCTCATCATCGCCGTTTCCACCTTCCCGCTTGTCACACTTCTGGTGCCGCTGTTCGAAATCATGCGCGCGCTCAACCTGCTCAACAGCTGGACGGCGCTGATCCTGCCCTACACGGTGCTTTCGCTGCCGGTCTGCACGCTGATGCTTGTCTCCTTCTTCGAAAGCATTCCGCGCGATCTCGAAAACGCCGCCATGATAGATGGCTGCACCCGTATCGGCGCGCTGTTCAAGGTGGTGGTGCCGCTCTGCGCGCCCGGCGTCTTTACCGCCGGCATTCTTGCCTTCGTGAATGCCTGGGACGAGTTCCTGCTGGCGCTCTCCTTCAATTCCAACCCGGCGCTCCGCACCCTGCCCGTCGGCATCCAGCTTTACCAGGGTGAATTCGCCTTCCCCTGGCCGGTCATTTCGGCAGCGCTGGTGGTCGGCATCGTACCGGTCGCCATTCTGATCGTCATCTTCCAGGAACGGGTTGTCTCGGGCCTCACCGCCGGTGGTCTCAAGGGCTAA
- a CDS encoding alpha-glucosidase: MHFETTKDGFTLAIGNRTILSHSPDNPAFFAGFGKERMDMYRGNFDIEDYVIERTALRHAEVSGDRVTLSSSPGQAPRLRLTLDGNAIRLTALDETVNRLWLRVVAETDEHVWGGGEQMSYFDMRGRRFPLWTSEPGVGRDKTTEITFKSDVSGKAGGDYYNTNYPQPTWLSSRKYALHVGTTAYSVFDFRNGDFHEIEIWAIPEKIEFFAGDSFTDIVSALSLRFGRQPELPDWVYNGAIIGLKDGVNSFARLEKIRAAGTKVSGLWCEDWVGLRQTSFGARLFWDWQANETRYPHLRQKIAELADQGIRFLGYVNPYLCVDGPLFPVAQAAGYFATDADGKTALVDFGEFDCGVVDFTNPAAANWFAEEIIGKNMLDFGLSGWMADFGEYLPIDIKLSNGVDAKLMHNAWPTLWAEVNAKGVESRGKTGEALFFMRAGFTGVQAHCPLIWGGDQSVDFSRHDGLVTVICGALSSGLMGNAYHHSDIGGYTSLFGNVRTAELIMRWTEMAAFTPVMRTHEGNRPRDNLQIDQDETVLAHFARMTATYVALAPYLKSLSAEAAKTGLPVQRPLFLHYENEPQTYAIQDCYLYGSDMLVAPVWKEGETQRSLYLPGDGEWVHLWSGKRHSGGRDITVEAPLGEPAVFYRSDSSHHRLFEQLRAIG; the protein is encoded by the coding sequence ATGCATTTCGAAACGACCAAAGACGGCTTCACGCTCGCGATCGGCAACCGCACCATCCTTTCCCATTCACCCGATAATCCGGCCTTCTTCGCCGGTTTCGGCAAGGAGCGGATGGATATGTATCGCGGCAATTTCGATATCGAAGACTATGTCATCGAGAGAACCGCCCTGCGCCATGCCGAGGTCAGCGGCGACAGAGTCACGCTCTCATCCTCGCCAGGACAAGCGCCGCGCCTTCGCCTGACGCTCGACGGCAACGCTATCAGGCTGACGGCGCTGGATGAGACGGTCAACCGCCTCTGGCTACGCGTCGTCGCGGAAACGGACGAGCATGTCTGGGGCGGCGGCGAGCAGATGTCCTATTTCGACATGCGCGGCCGGCGCTTCCCTCTCTGGACCTCTGAGCCCGGGGTAGGCCGAGACAAGACCACCGAAATCACCTTCAAGTCTGATGTCAGCGGCAAGGCGGGTGGTGATTATTACAACACCAACTATCCGCAGCCGACCTGGCTCTCGTCGCGCAAATACGCGCTGCATGTGGGAACGACCGCCTATTCGGTCTTCGACTTCCGCAATGGCGATTTCCATGAGATCGAAATCTGGGCGATCCCCGAAAAGATCGAATTCTTCGCGGGTGACAGTTTCACCGATATCGTCTCCGCCCTGTCACTGCGGTTCGGACGCCAGCCGGAATTGCCTGATTGGGTTTATAACGGCGCGATCATCGGGTTGAAGGATGGCGTCAACTCCTTTGCCCGGCTGGAGAAAATCCGTGCTGCCGGAACGAAGGTCTCCGGCCTGTGGTGCGAGGACTGGGTTGGGCTTCGCCAGACGTCCTTCGGCGCGCGCCTCTTCTGGGACTGGCAGGCGAATGAGACCCGCTACCCGCATCTGCGCCAGAAGATCGCCGAGCTGGCCGATCAGGGCATTCGTTTCCTGGGCTATGTGAACCCCTATCTCTGCGTGGACGGCCCGCTGTTTCCCGTCGCTCAAGCGGCGGGTTATTTCGCCACCGATGCGGATGGAAAGACGGCGTTGGTGGACTTCGGCGAATTCGATTGCGGCGTGGTCGATTTCACCAATCCGGCCGCCGCCAACTGGTTCGCCGAAGAAATTATCGGCAAAAACATGCTGGATTTCGGCCTTTCCGGGTGGATGGCAGATTTCGGCGAATATCTGCCGATCGACATCAAACTGTCGAACGGCGTCGACGCCAAGCTGATGCACAATGCCTGGCCCACGCTCTGGGCCGAGGTCAATGCGAAGGGCGTCGAAAGTCGCGGCAAGACCGGCGAGGCACTGTTCTTCATGCGCGCAGGCTTCACCGGCGTGCAGGCCCATTGCCCGCTGATCTGGGGCGGCGACCAGTCTGTCGACTTCTCCCGTCACGACGGACTTGTCACCGTCATCTGCGGCGCGCTTTCCTCCGGCCTCATGGGCAATGCCTATCATCACTCAGACATCGGCGGTTATACCAGCCTGTTCGGCAATGTCCGGACGGCCGAACTCATCATGCGCTGGACGGAGATGGCCGCCTTCACCCCTGTCATGCGCACCCATGAGGGCAACCGGCCGCGGGACAATCTGCAGATCGATCAGGATGAAACGGTTCTCGCCCATTTCGCCCGCATGACGGCGACCTATGTCGCGCTCGCTCCCTATCTGAAATCGCTTTCCGCCGAGGCGGCGAAGACGGGCCTGCCGGTACAGCGTCCGCTTTTCCTGCATTACGAGAATGAGCCGCAGACCTACGCCATTCAGGACTGCTATCTCTACGGATCGGACATGCTTGTCGCACCCGTCTGGAAAGAGGGCGAAACGCAGCGCTCACTCTACCTTCCGGGCGACGGCGAATGGGTGCATCTATGGAGCGGCAAGCGTCATTCCGGCGGGCGAGACATCACCGTCGAAGCACCACTCGGCGAGCCGGCGGTGTTCTATCGTTCCGATAGCAGCCATCACCGGCTGTTCGAACAGCTTCGCGCCATCGGCTGA
- a CDS encoding pilus assembly protein TadG-related protein, translating to MKNIWQDKTGNFGILSALLMVPLIGVAGVALDVTHGMTVKSDLQMAADAAALAVVADTSASVHKAKEMSGDGVITLGGDEASAFFDANKRANTDYKLLSLNVSVIKHGNAIESSVDFKASVGTTLSQILGKDLITVSGSATAKYETETFSDFYVLLDNTPSMGVGATPTDVATMVANTSDKCAFACHVVKDGVVDTNSYYYKAKSLGVTTRINVVAKATASLMDTAKSMRKSSNQYRMAVYSFGEKAEDTKLLEVVPLTSDLAIAKKKAAEVDLMSIPKQGFNNDQQTDFDRALTQIGDKIGSSGTGASSASPEKIVFFVTDGVGDSYKPSSCTKKTTGGRCQEPIDLKYCTKLKEKGFRIAVLYTTYLPLPTNDWYNSWIKPFQPEIGARMQSCASPGLFFEVSPSQGISDAMTALFKKAITSPRLTG from the coding sequence TTGAAAAATATCTGGCAGGATAAAACAGGGAATTTCGGTATTCTCAGCGCCTTGCTGATGGTGCCGTTGATCGGGGTTGCCGGGGTGGCCCTTGATGTGACGCACGGCATGACCGTCAAATCGGACCTGCAGATGGCGGCGGATGCGGCAGCGCTTGCGGTGGTTGCCGATACGTCCGCGAGTGTTCACAAGGCGAAGGAAATGTCGGGCGATGGCGTCATCACGCTGGGCGGCGATGAAGCCTCGGCCTTCTTCGACGCGAACAAGCGGGCCAATACCGACTACAAGCTCCTGTCTCTCAATGTGTCGGTGATCAAGCACGGAAACGCCATCGAATCCTCCGTCGACTTCAAGGCATCCGTCGGAACGACGCTTTCGCAGATACTTGGAAAAGATCTCATCACTGTTTCGGGCAGCGCGACGGCCAAATACGAGACGGAGACCTTCAGCGACTTCTACGTCCTGCTTGACAACACCCCTTCGATGGGTGTCGGCGCCACGCCGACCGATGTTGCCACCATGGTTGCGAATACGAGCGACAAATGCGCTTTCGCCTGTCATGTCGTGAAGGACGGGGTGGTGGATACGAACAGCTATTATTACAAGGCCAAAAGCCTTGGGGTGACCACGCGCATCAACGTGGTCGCAAAGGCGACAGCGAGCCTTATGGATACGGCAAAGTCCATGCGCAAAAGCAGCAATCAATATCGAATGGCAGTTTATTCCTTCGGAGAGAAAGCCGAAGATACAAAGCTGCTTGAAGTCGTGCCGCTGACATCGGATCTGGCGATAGCGAAGAAGAAAGCCGCTGAAGTCGACCTGATGTCGATCCCCAAGCAAGGGTTCAACAACGACCAGCAGACGGATTTCGACCGGGCACTGACCCAGATTGGCGACAAGATCGGCTCTTCGGGCACGGGTGCGAGTTCGGCGAGCCCGGAGAAGATCGTTTTCTTCGTGACCGATGGCGTTGGCGATAGCTACAAGCCGTCCAGCTGCACCAAAAAAACGACTGGCGGTCGCTGTCAGGAGCCGATCGACCTCAAATATTGCACGAAGCTCAAGGAAAAGGGTTTTCGCATCGCGGTGCTCTACACCACCTACCTGCCGCTGCCGACCAACGACTGGTATAATAGCTGGATCAAACCGTTTCAGCCGGAAATCGGCGCACGCATGCAGTCCTGCGCTTCGCCGGGGCTGTTTTTCGAAGTCAGCCCGTCGCAGGGCATCAGCGACGCGATGACCGCCCTTTTCAAGAAGGCCATCACATCACCCCGCCTGACGGGGTGA
- a CDS encoding pilus assembly protein TadG-related protein, whose translation MKSIWRDKSGNFAILSALLIIPLIGSAGVALDITRGLGVKYDLQMAADSAALAAVADSSASAQAAKRMVGDGVIAVGEKEAAAFFHENQRGNPDYRLLSLDVSVIKRGTIIESSVSFRAAVNTTLSQVLGKDLVTVAGGATAKYETETFTDFYLVLDNSPSMGVGATPADVAVMQKTIGCAFACHLTTKDGTSDPNSTYFRIKNKDPDSKDRINATTRIDVVAKATASLMDTAASTRKSNDQYRIAVYTLGKTADDALPGRDLLEVVSRTSDLKAAKKKVAEIELMSVPSHGHNRDQHTNFDRALTKIEDKMGTSGSGASSATPEKVVFFVSDGVGDSYKPDKCTKQTTQGGRCQEPIDTRLCTELKKKGFRIAVLYTTYLPLPGNGWYRLWIQPFETEISTRMQDCASPGLFFEVSPSQGISEAMSALFKKAISTPRLTS comes from the coding sequence TTGAAAAGCATCTGGCGGGACAAGTCTGGAAATTTTGCCATCCTCAGCGCCTTGCTGATAATACCGCTCATCGGATCCGCCGGCGTTGCGCTCGACATAACGCGCGGCCTGGGCGTCAAATATGATCTGCAGATGGCCGCGGATTCCGCAGCTCTGGCGGCGGTTGCCGATAGTTCGGCAAGCGCTCAGGCCGCAAAGAGGATGGTAGGCGACGGCGTCATTGCTGTCGGCGAGAAAGAGGCCGCAGCCTTCTTTCACGAAAATCAGCGGGGGAACCCGGACTACAGGCTTCTGTCTCTCGATGTATCGGTGATCAAGCGCGGGACCATTATCGAGTCGTCAGTGAGCTTCAGGGCTGCGGTGAATACGACGCTTTCCCAGGTGCTGGGCAAGGATTTGGTCACGGTTGCGGGCGGTGCGACGGCCAAATACGAAACGGAGACTTTTACCGATTTTTATCTCGTCCTCGACAATTCGCCTTCCATGGGTGTGGGCGCCACGCCCGCCGATGTCGCGGTGATGCAAAAGACGATCGGATGCGCTTTCGCCTGTCATCTAACCACAAAAGACGGCACGTCAGATCCGAACAGCACCTATTTCAGGATCAAGAACAAAGACCCCGACTCCAAGGATCGCATCAACGCCACCACGCGCATCGATGTGGTTGCCAAGGCAACCGCGAGCTTGATGGATACAGCAGCGAGCACGCGCAAGAGCAATGACCAATATCGCATTGCCGTCTATACGTTAGGGAAGACCGCAGATGATGCCTTACCGGGCAGGGACCTGCTCGAAGTTGTGTCGCGCACGTCGGATTTGAAAGCGGCCAAGAAAAAGGTCGCCGAAATCGAGCTCATGTCGGTTCCCAGTCACGGACATAACCGTGACCAGCACACCAATTTCGATCGGGCCCTTACCAAGATAGAAGACAAGATGGGAACCTCCGGCAGCGGTGCCAGTTCCGCCACCCCGGAGAAAGTCGTATTCTTCGTTTCAGATGGCGTGGGTGACAGCTACAAGCCAGATAAGTGCACAAAACAAACGACGCAGGGAGGCCGGTGCCAGGAGCCGATCGACACAAGGCTTTGCACCGAGCTCAAGAAAAAGGGCTTCCGGATCGCCGTGCTTTACACCACCTACCTGCCATTGCCGGGTAATGGCTGGTACAGGCTCTGGATACAGCCGTTCGAGACGGAAATCAGCACGCGCATGCAGGACTGCGCTTCTCCGGGGCTGTTTTTCGAAGTCAGCCCTTCCCAGGGCATCAGCGAGGCGATGTCGGCGCTTTTCAAAAAGGCGATCAGCACGCCGCGCCTGACGAGTTGA